The Colletes latitarsis isolate SP2378_abdomen chromosome 14, iyColLati1, whole genome shotgun sequence genome has a segment encoding these proteins:
- the Git gene encoding ARF GTPase-activating protein GIT1 isoform X3 has translation MVHTLNDNGANSIWEHSLLDPSNSKISRRKPQVKDPLHPVKADFIKAKHQHLAFILRPSKEECCSEEELSKQLHSSVRTSNLETSLRLLAQGANPNYFYKEKGTTPLHVAARAGQALQLELLIANGSNPSMIDSSGQTPAEIAKMAGHIELSERIIECMYEVTDRLTYYICSRKPDHGMDEHIIIPECTLLLGQSDLCLEGRNRLQLLPNHLLEELAMDVYDEVDRRENEEIWFATASLPERCTVPFLPVNPQLSSTRNQGRQKLARFTPKEFATLIIDLLIEARRRHMLTSNAPLQDPTVFVHRKGQLGKYGSQMSDDEPLYDSVASDDDSALTSTDNAMPEYSTSQFKMDNEEAFAPLAKGLPSVVEVLKKQLTLSESTVRDFRQQIHTLQNTIEQLTHENNELKKIIHVKESTDRVINGHVGGEQEPELEPVLDIKTSLNRSNQRPASMYETREGLRKPSSWSTTVCQIKRDSETMSRVNTQSLWECGAPNLPPSEEVTRRTEQVTRRIQELWMAMQDPKQREAFVPCAERIRVAVAELTAIFPQNPIEENIRTALRQLNGNTGRLQAECSGLQRCTSDVEHMDRCLQQVRSCAYDIAKATKLLVTQFQT, from the exons ATGGTGCATACATTAAATGATAATGGAGCAAACAGTATTTGGGAACATTCCCTTTTAGATCCTAGTAATTCAAAAATTAGTAGAAGGAAACCACAAGTTAAAGATCCATTACA TCCAGTAAAAGCTGATTTTATTAAGGCAAAACATCAGCATTTAGCATTCATATTACGTCCAAGTAAGGAAGAATGTTGTAGCGAAGAAGAATTAAGTAAGCAGTTACATAGTAGTGTTCGTACAAGTAATTTAGAAACTTCTCTAAGACTGCTTGCACAAGGTGCTAATCCAAATTATTTTTACAAG GAAAAAGGTACAACACCTTTACATGTAGCTGCTCGTGCTGGACAAGCTTTGCAATTAGAGCTTCTGATAGCCAATGGTAGTAATCCCAGCATGATTGATTCAAGTGGACAGACACCTGCTGAAATTGCCAA AATGGCAGGGCATATAGAGTTATCCGAGCGTATAATTGAATGCATGTACGAAGTTACGGATAGATTGACATATTACATATGTTCGCGTAAGCCAGATCATGGAATGGATGAACATATAATTATTCCTGAATGTACATTACTATTGGGACAAAGTGACCTATGTTTAGAAGGAAGAAATAGATTGCAGTTG TTACCAAATCATTTGTTGGAAGAATTGGCAATGGATGTTTATGATGAAGTAGATCGTCGAGAAAACGAAGAAA TATGGTTTGCAACTGCATCTTTACCAGAAAGATGTACAGTGCCTTTTCTACCAGTTAATCCACAATTATCGTCCACAAGAAATCAAGGTAGACAAAAACTAGCAAGATTTACACCAAAGGAATTCGCTACACTTATTATAGATCTACTCATCGAAGCACGCAGAAGACATATGCTTACGAGTAATGCACCGTTGCAAG ATCCAACTGTTTTTGTACATCGTAAAGGACAACTCGGAAAATATGGATCACAAATGTCCGACGATGAACCTTTATACGATAGCGTCGCTTCTGATGATGATTCAGCATTAACATCGACAGACAATGCAATGCCTGAATATTCAACATCACAGTTTAAAATGGATAATGAG GAAGCCTTTGCACCATTAGCCAAGGGTCTTCCATCTGTCGTAGAAGTTTTGAAAAAACAATTAACTCTTTCTGAATCTACCGTCAGAGATTTTCGACAGCAGATACATACTTTGCAGAATACTATAGAACAACTTACGCATGAGAATAACGAATTAAAAAAGATAATTCAC GTGAAAGAATCTACTGATAGAGTTATTAATGGTCACGTCGGTGGAGAACAAGAACCAGAGTTGGAACCTGTGCTTGATATAAAAACGTCCCTTAATAGAAGCAATCAACGACCTGCGTCTATGTATGAAACAAGAGAAGGTTTGCGAAAACCCAGTTCATGGTCAACAACAGTTTGTCAG ATAAAACGAGATTCAGAAACGATGTCTCGCGTCAATACACAAAGTTTATGGGAATGCGGTGCTCCGAACCTTCCTCCAAGCGAAGAAGTCACTCGAAGAACTGAACAAGTTACAAGGAGAATTCAAGAGTTATGGATGGCTATGCAAGATCCGAAACAAAGAGAAGCTTTTGTACCCTGCGCGGAAAGAATTCGTGTCGCTGTTGCCGAGCTCACGGCTATATTTCCTCAA AATCCTATCGAAGAAAATATCAGAACTGCTTTACGACAATTAAATGGTAATACGGGTAGACTTCAAGCAGAATGTTCTGGTCTTCAAAGATGTACTAGCGATGTTGAACATATGGATCGCTGCCTTCAACAAGTACGTTCATGTGCTTATGATATTGCCAAAGCAACGAAGCTACTTGTTACCCAGTTTCAAACGTAA
- the Rox8 gene encoding TIA1 cytotoxic granule associated RNA binding protein Rox8, producing the protein MSEESNPRTLYVGNLDASVSEELLCALFSQIGAVKGCKIIREPGNDPYAFVEFTNHQCAATALAAMNKRSFLNKEMKVNWATSPGNQPKLDTSNHHHIFVGDLSPEIETQTLKEAFAPFGEISNCRIVRDPQTMKSKGYAFVSFVKKSEAEAAIAAMNGQWLGSRSIRTNWSTRKPPPPRSERPRHSNNSKPNYDEVYNQSSPTNCTVYCGGFTNGITDDLITKTFSPFGTIQDIRVFKDKGYAFIKFTTKEAATRAIESTHNTEINGSIVKCFWGKENGDPNSVGPNANHQTQQVTAGAGQYAYGYGQQMSYWYPQGYPQMQGQFLQPAQYYGQYYGQQAQYMNSMRMPAPGAGTWQPAQATAAPPTATAPLPPGQQPMVAYTMPQYPTQ; encoded by the exons ATGAGCGAAGAAAGCAATCCACGAACGCTCTATGTGGGTAATTTAGACGCTTCGGTGTCGGAGGAACTTTTGTGCGCACTTTTCTCGCAAATAGGTGCCGTTAAAGGATGCAAAATAATACGGGAACCGGGAAACGATCCGTATGCTTTCGTCGAATTCACGAATCATCAGTGCGCGGCTACGGCACTAGCCGCCATGAACAAGCGATCTTTCCTGAATAAGGAAATGAAGGTTAACTGGGCAACGAGCCCTGGAAATCAGCCGAAGTTGGACACCAGTAATCATCATCACATATTCGTTGGCGATTTGTCACCAGAGATTGAGACACAAACATTGAAAGAAGCTTTCGCGCCGTTCGGCGAAATTAGCAACTGTAGGATCGTCCGCGATCCGCAAACTATGAAAAGCAAAGGGTACGCCTTTGTATCTTTTGTGAAAAAGTCTGAAGCTGAAGCAGCGATTGCGGCAATGAACGGTCAGTGGCTTGGATCTAGGAGCATCAGGACAAATTGGTCGACTAGAAAACCACCGCCACCGAGATCTGAGAGGCCACGACATTCGAATAATAGTAAACCTAACTACGATGAG GTGTATAACCAAAGTAGTCCAACCAATTGCACAGTATATTGTGGAGGTTTCACGAATGGTATTACGGACGATCTGATAACCAAAACATTTTCTCCATTTGGTACCATTCAAGACATAAGAGTATTTAAAGACAAGGGATACGCGTTTATTAAATTTACTACTAAGGAAGCGGCAACACGTGCTATAGAATCAACGCATAATACAGAAATTAATGGTAGCATCGTTAAATGTTTTTGGGGAAAGGAAAATGGAGATCCAAACAGTGTGGGTCCTAATGCAAATCACCAAACTCAACAG GTTACAGCTGGTGCTGGCCAGTATGCATATGGATATGGTCAGCAAATGAGTTATTGGTATCCGCAAGGATATCCACAAATGCAGGGTCAGTTTTTACAACCTGCTCAGTACTATGGTCAATATTATGGACAACAAGCTCAATATATGAATAGTATGCGAATGCCTGCTCCTGGTGCAGGTACATGGCAACCTGCACAAGCAACCGCCGCACCACCGACTGCGACTGCACCATTGCCACCAGGTCAGCAACCTATGGTAGCATACACCATGCCACAATATCCTACGCAATGA
- the Git gene encoding ARF GTPase-activating protein GIT1 isoform X2 yields MARPKHRVNTDICADCGALEPEWASLNRAILLCDDCCGIHRSLGRHISNIKSLHKSIWHTNLLNMVHTLNDNGANSIWEHSLLDPSNSKISRRKPQVKDPLHPVKADFIKAKHQHLAFILRPSKEECCSEEELSKQLHSSVRTSNLETSLRLLAQGANPNYFYKEKGTTPLHVAARAGQALQLELLIANGSNPSMIDSSGQTPAEIAKMAGHIELSERIIECMYEVTDRLTYYICSRKPDHGMDEHIIIPECTLLLGQSDLCLEGRNRLQLLPNHLLEELAMDVYDEVDRRENEEIWFATASLPERCTVPFLPVNPQLSSTRNQGRQKLARFTPKEFATLIIDLLIEARRRHMLTSNAPLQGQLGKYGSQMSDDEPLYDSVASDDDSALTSTDNAMPEYSTSQFKMDNEEAFAPLAKGLPSVVEVLKKQLTLSESTVRDFRQQIHTLQNTIEQLTHENNELKKIIHVKESTDRVINGHVGGEQEPELEPVLDIKTSLNRSNQRPASMYETREGLRKPSSWSTTVCQIKRDSETMSRVNTQSLWECGAPNLPPSEEVTRRTEQVTRRIQELWMAMQDPKQREAFVPCAERIRVAVAELTAIFPQNPIEENIRTALRQLNGNTGRLQAECSGLQRCTSDVEHMDRCLQQVRSCAYDIAKATKLLVTQFQT; encoded by the exons AACCAGAATGGGCTTCGTTGAATAGAGCCATTTTATTATGCGATGACTGTTGTGGTATACATCGTAGTCTTGGTCGTCATATATCCAATATAAAATCACTTCATAAGAGCATCTGGCATACAAATTTACTCAAT ATGGTGCATACATTAAATGATAATGGAGCAAACAGTATTTGGGAACATTCCCTTTTAGATCCTAGTAATTCAAAAATTAGTAGAAGGAAACCACAAGTTAAAGATCCATTACA TCCAGTAAAAGCTGATTTTATTAAGGCAAAACATCAGCATTTAGCATTCATATTACGTCCAAGTAAGGAAGAATGTTGTAGCGAAGAAGAATTAAGTAAGCAGTTACATAGTAGTGTTCGTACAAGTAATTTAGAAACTTCTCTAAGACTGCTTGCACAAGGTGCTAATCCAAATTATTTTTACAAG GAAAAAGGTACAACACCTTTACATGTAGCTGCTCGTGCTGGACAAGCTTTGCAATTAGAGCTTCTGATAGCCAATGGTAGTAATCCCAGCATGATTGATTCAAGTGGACAGACACCTGCTGAAATTGCCAA AATGGCAGGGCATATAGAGTTATCCGAGCGTATAATTGAATGCATGTACGAAGTTACGGATAGATTGACATATTACATATGTTCGCGTAAGCCAGATCATGGAATGGATGAACATATAATTATTCCTGAATGTACATTACTATTGGGACAAAGTGACCTATGTTTAGAAGGAAGAAATAGATTGCAGTTG TTACCAAATCATTTGTTGGAAGAATTGGCAATGGATGTTTATGATGAAGTAGATCGTCGAGAAAACGAAGAAA TATGGTTTGCAACTGCATCTTTACCAGAAAGATGTACAGTGCCTTTTCTACCAGTTAATCCACAATTATCGTCCACAAGAAATCAAGGTAGACAAAAACTAGCAAGATTTACACCAAAGGAATTCGCTACACTTATTATAGATCTACTCATCGAAGCACGCAGAAGACATATGCTTACGAGTAATGCACCGTTGCAAG GACAACTCGGAAAATATGGATCACAAATGTCCGACGATGAACCTTTATACGATAGCGTCGCTTCTGATGATGATTCAGCATTAACATCGACAGACAATGCAATGCCTGAATATTCAACATCACAGTTTAAAATGGATAATGAG GAAGCCTTTGCACCATTAGCCAAGGGTCTTCCATCTGTCGTAGAAGTTTTGAAAAAACAATTAACTCTTTCTGAATCTACCGTCAGAGATTTTCGACAGCAGATACATACTTTGCAGAATACTATAGAACAACTTACGCATGAGAATAACGAATTAAAAAAGATAATTCAC GTGAAAGAATCTACTGATAGAGTTATTAATGGTCACGTCGGTGGAGAACAAGAACCAGAGTTGGAACCTGTGCTTGATATAAAAACGTCCCTTAATAGAAGCAATCAACGACCTGCGTCTATGTATGAAACAAGAGAAGGTTTGCGAAAACCCAGTTCATGGTCAACAACAGTTTGTCAG ATAAAACGAGATTCAGAAACGATGTCTCGCGTCAATACACAAAGTTTATGGGAATGCGGTGCTCCGAACCTTCCTCCAAGCGAAGAAGTCACTCGAAGAACTGAACAAGTTACAAGGAGAATTCAAGAGTTATGGATGGCTATGCAAGATCCGAAACAAAGAGAAGCTTTTGTACCCTGCGCGGAAAGAATTCGTGTCGCTGTTGCCGAGCTCACGGCTATATTTCCTCAA AATCCTATCGAAGAAAATATCAGAACTGCTTTACGACAATTAAATGGTAATACGGGTAGACTTCAAGCAGAATGTTCTGGTCTTCAAAGATGTACTAGCGATGTTGAACATATGGATCGCTGCCTTCAACAAGTACGTTCATGTGCTTATGATATTGCCAAAGCAACGAAGCTACTTGTTACCCAGTTTCAAACGTAA
- the Git gene encoding ARF GTPase-activating protein GIT1 isoform X1: protein MARPKHRVNTDICADCGALEPEWASLNRAILLCDDCCGIHRSLGRHISNIKSLHKSIWHTNLLNMVHTLNDNGANSIWEHSLLDPSNSKISRRKPQVKDPLHPVKADFIKAKHQHLAFILRPSKEECCSEEELSKQLHSSVRTSNLETSLRLLAQGANPNYFYKEKGTTPLHVAARAGQALQLELLIANGSNPSMIDSSGQTPAEIAKMAGHIELSERIIECMYEVTDRLTYYICSRKPDHGMDEHIIIPECTLLLGQSDLCLEGRNRLQLLPNHLLEELAMDVYDEVDRRENEEIWFATASLPERCTVPFLPVNPQLSSTRNQGRQKLARFTPKEFATLIIDLLIEARRRHMLTSNAPLQDPTVFVHRKGQLGKYGSQMSDDEPLYDSVASDDDSALTSTDNAMPEYSTSQFKMDNEEAFAPLAKGLPSVVEVLKKQLTLSESTVRDFRQQIHTLQNTIEQLTHENNELKKIIHVKESTDRVINGHVGGEQEPELEPVLDIKTSLNRSNQRPASMYETREGLRKPSSWSTTVCQIKRDSETMSRVNTQSLWECGAPNLPPSEEVTRRTEQVTRRIQELWMAMQDPKQREAFVPCAERIRVAVAELTAIFPQNPIEENIRTALRQLNGNTGRLQAECSGLQRCTSDVEHMDRCLQQVRSCAYDIAKATKLLVTQFQT from the exons AACCAGAATGGGCTTCGTTGAATAGAGCCATTTTATTATGCGATGACTGTTGTGGTATACATCGTAGTCTTGGTCGTCATATATCCAATATAAAATCACTTCATAAGAGCATCTGGCATACAAATTTACTCAAT ATGGTGCATACATTAAATGATAATGGAGCAAACAGTATTTGGGAACATTCCCTTTTAGATCCTAGTAATTCAAAAATTAGTAGAAGGAAACCACAAGTTAAAGATCCATTACA TCCAGTAAAAGCTGATTTTATTAAGGCAAAACATCAGCATTTAGCATTCATATTACGTCCAAGTAAGGAAGAATGTTGTAGCGAAGAAGAATTAAGTAAGCAGTTACATAGTAGTGTTCGTACAAGTAATTTAGAAACTTCTCTAAGACTGCTTGCACAAGGTGCTAATCCAAATTATTTTTACAAG GAAAAAGGTACAACACCTTTACATGTAGCTGCTCGTGCTGGACAAGCTTTGCAATTAGAGCTTCTGATAGCCAATGGTAGTAATCCCAGCATGATTGATTCAAGTGGACAGACACCTGCTGAAATTGCCAA AATGGCAGGGCATATAGAGTTATCCGAGCGTATAATTGAATGCATGTACGAAGTTACGGATAGATTGACATATTACATATGTTCGCGTAAGCCAGATCATGGAATGGATGAACATATAATTATTCCTGAATGTACATTACTATTGGGACAAAGTGACCTATGTTTAGAAGGAAGAAATAGATTGCAGTTG TTACCAAATCATTTGTTGGAAGAATTGGCAATGGATGTTTATGATGAAGTAGATCGTCGAGAAAACGAAGAAA TATGGTTTGCAACTGCATCTTTACCAGAAAGATGTACAGTGCCTTTTCTACCAGTTAATCCACAATTATCGTCCACAAGAAATCAAGGTAGACAAAAACTAGCAAGATTTACACCAAAGGAATTCGCTACACTTATTATAGATCTACTCATCGAAGCACGCAGAAGACATATGCTTACGAGTAATGCACCGTTGCAAG ATCCAACTGTTTTTGTACATCGTAAAGGACAACTCGGAAAATATGGATCACAAATGTCCGACGATGAACCTTTATACGATAGCGTCGCTTCTGATGATGATTCAGCATTAACATCGACAGACAATGCAATGCCTGAATATTCAACATCACAGTTTAAAATGGATAATGAG GAAGCCTTTGCACCATTAGCCAAGGGTCTTCCATCTGTCGTAGAAGTTTTGAAAAAACAATTAACTCTTTCTGAATCTACCGTCAGAGATTTTCGACAGCAGATACATACTTTGCAGAATACTATAGAACAACTTACGCATGAGAATAACGAATTAAAAAAGATAATTCAC GTGAAAGAATCTACTGATAGAGTTATTAATGGTCACGTCGGTGGAGAACAAGAACCAGAGTTGGAACCTGTGCTTGATATAAAAACGTCCCTTAATAGAAGCAATCAACGACCTGCGTCTATGTATGAAACAAGAGAAGGTTTGCGAAAACCCAGTTCATGGTCAACAACAGTTTGTCAG ATAAAACGAGATTCAGAAACGATGTCTCGCGTCAATACACAAAGTTTATGGGAATGCGGTGCTCCGAACCTTCCTCCAAGCGAAGAAGTCACTCGAAGAACTGAACAAGTTACAAGGAGAATTCAAGAGTTATGGATGGCTATGCAAGATCCGAAACAAAGAGAAGCTTTTGTACCCTGCGCGGAAAGAATTCGTGTCGCTGTTGCCGAGCTCACGGCTATATTTCCTCAA AATCCTATCGAAGAAAATATCAGAACTGCTTTACGACAATTAAATGGTAATACGGGTAGACTTCAAGCAGAATGTTCTGGTCTTCAAAGATGTACTAGCGATGTTGAACATATGGATCGCTGCCTTCAACAAGTACGTTCATGTGCTTATGATATTGCCAAAGCAACGAAGCTACTTGTTACCCAGTTTCAAACGTAA